A genomic region of Ruficoccus amylovorans contains the following coding sequences:
- a CDS encoding DUF7594 domain-containing protein: MKVYLAVAASCVLIANITGAATVKLSVAADATVDQVLPGTNLGSDTNVKAQDSTDGGERPVSKGYLMFDASGLPPVKDIESFTVFYSTKRGRSASYFLITGKGANDWTEEAITWNNAPANVPATDLDGFTAGEGQNVIHLGSNTGNPGELGEIVFGSEKSSAQDAKQALIKALNSGDRKATVAFSHNGTRFYNIAARESGKPPATLTLVVAD; this comes from the coding sequence ATGAAAGTATATCTGGCGGTGGCAGCATCGTGCGTGCTGATCGCCAACATAACAGGCGCGGCCACCGTGAAGCTGTCGGTAGCGGCTGATGCGACAGTGGACCAGGTGCTGCCCGGCACGAATCTCGGCTCGGATACCAATGTGAAGGCCCAGGACTCTACGGATGGCGGTGAGCGTCCGGTGTCCAAGGGCTATCTGATGTTCGATGCCAGCGGGCTTCCCCCGGTTAAAGATATCGAGTCCTTCACGGTCTTCTATTCGACCAAGCGCGGGCGCTCGGCCAGCTACTTCCTCATCACGGGGAAAGGGGCCAACGACTGGACCGAGGAGGCGATCACCTGGAATAACGCGCCCGCTAATGTCCCCGCTACCGACTTGGACGGTTTTACGGCGGGCGAGGGCCAGAACGTGATTCATTTAGGCTCGAATACGGGGAATCCCGGCGAGCTCGGTGAGATCGTTTTCGGTTCTGAGAAAAGTTCCGCGCAGGACGCGAAGCAGGCGCTGATAAAGGCGCTCAACTCTGGTGACCGTAAGGCGACGGTGGCCTTTTCCCACAACGGAACGCGCTTCTATAATATCGCGGCCCGGGAGAGCGGGAAACCTCCCGCCACGCTGACTTTGGTTGTGGCCGACTGA
- a CDS encoding heparinase II/III domain-containing protein — protein sequence MNLPTANFAAEPDVAMRIEKNKDRQHPYLLFPKGEEQALADKIEAEALYRDAYANLLALADVYAAEPPVSYQVIGPRLLAVSREFLRRVEYLAFAYRMSGEKKYLKGAEKEMLAVAAFPSWNPSHFLDVGEMATGMAIGYDWLYDDLSPQVRETVRKAIIEKAIEPGLVGGGWVSTGSNWNQVCNSGLVMASLAVMKDQPEAAATLVERAVKNVPIALEKYEPDGAYPEGPTYWGYGTGYTAIMLEALQTALGETFGLKETNPGFMGTANYYLHVCGPTGAEFNYSDAGMGKYPLEAMPWFAKDQGNPSLMWSMRERIRHHIDEGGNWKHYPLVLLWAPGLKNLQPPAQNHWHADGEVPVSLHRSGWEDDATFFGTRAGKVTPPHSHLDIGSFVLEASGVRWIVDAGMQSYDIAEQAGLNNWDRSQSGDRWKIFRNNNFSHNTLTVNGQLQNVDAEARFIGFSDDPLGPFSIVDMTEVYAGQLDSASRGLKLVNGDSLLVQDEVSTPAWRPVTRVRWAAMTEADIELMGDRVRLRQAGKTLDIFADGLEGVEFRLFDRNVPPAEYDLVNPALRQFGFELELPPGEDFEWRVLFEPRGDGQAKLPPSKPLAEW from the coding sequence ATGAACCTGCCAACTGCGAATTTTGCCGCGGAGCCGGATGTCGCCATGCGCATAGAAAAGAACAAAGACCGGCAGCATCCGTATTTGCTTTTTCCCAAGGGCGAGGAGCAGGCGCTGGCCGATAAGATCGAGGCAGAGGCGCTTTACCGCGACGCCTATGCGAACCTCCTGGCCTTGGCGGATGTGTACGCCGCCGAGCCTCCGGTCTCCTATCAAGTGATCGGGCCGCGGCTGCTGGCGGTGTCGCGCGAATTCCTCCGGCGCGTGGAGTATCTGGCCTTTGCCTATCGCATGAGCGGCGAGAAGAAATACCTCAAGGGAGCGGAAAAGGAGATGCTCGCGGTGGCGGCTTTTCCGAGTTGGAACCCGAGCCACTTCCTCGATGTTGGGGAGATGGCGACTGGCATGGCCATCGGTTACGACTGGCTCTATGATGATCTTTCGCCGCAAGTGCGGGAGACCGTGCGCAAGGCGATTATCGAAAAAGCCATCGAGCCCGGATTGGTGGGCGGAGGCTGGGTCAGCACCGGCAGCAACTGGAATCAGGTTTGCAACAGCGGACTGGTCATGGCCTCGCTCGCGGTGATGAAGGATCAGCCCGAAGCCGCTGCCACGCTGGTGGAGCGAGCTGTTAAAAACGTGCCCATCGCGCTGGAAAAATACGAACCTGACGGCGCCTATCCGGAAGGCCCGACCTACTGGGGCTATGGCACCGGATACACCGCGATTATGCTGGAGGCGCTTCAGACCGCCCTGGGTGAAACCTTTGGCCTGAAGGAGACCAATCCCGGTTTTATGGGCACGGCGAACTATTACCTGCATGTCTGCGGGCCGACGGGTGCCGAGTTTAACTACAGCGACGCGGGGATGGGAAAATATCCGCTGGAGGCCATGCCGTGGTTTGCCAAGGACCAGGGCAACCCCAGCCTGATGTGGAGCATGCGCGAACGCATCCGCCACCACATCGACGAGGGCGGCAACTGGAAGCACTATCCGCTGGTGCTGCTCTGGGCTCCCGGGTTGAAGAACCTCCAGCCTCCGGCTCAAAACCATTGGCATGCCGACGGCGAGGTTCCTGTCAGCCTCCACCGTTCGGGCTGGGAGGATGATGCCACTTTTTTCGGCACACGGGCGGGCAAGGTGACGCCCCCGCATTCACATCTGGACATCGGCTCTTTTGTGCTGGAGGCCAGCGGCGTGCGCTGGATTGTGGACGCGGGCATGCAGTCCTATGACATCGCGGAGCAGGCCGGCTTGAACAACTGGGACCGCAGCCAGTCGGGCGACCGCTGGAAGATTTTTCGCAACAACAATTTCAGCCATAACACGCTGACCGTGAACGGCCAATTGCAGAACGTGGACGCCGAGGCCCGCTTCATCGGGTTCTCGGACGACCCGCTGGGCCCCTTCTCCATCGTGGATATGACGGAGGTTTATGCCGGCCAGCTAGACAGCGCGAGCCGTGGGCTGAAGCTCGTCAACGGCGATTCCCTGCTCGTGCAGGACGAGGTGAGCACGCCCGCATGGCGTCCGGTTACGCGGGTCAGGTGGGCCGCGATGACGGAGGCTGACATCGAGCTGATGGGCGATCGCGTGCGCTTGCGCCAGGCGGGCAAGACGCTGGACATTTTTGCTGATGGGTTGGAGGGCGTCGAGTTCCGGCTCTTCGATCGGAATGTTCCCCCGGCGGAGTACGACTTGGTGAATCCGGCTCTGCGCCAATTCGGTTTTGAACTGGAACTCCCTCCCGGCGAGGACTTCGAGTGGCGAGTGCTCTTCGAGCCGCGCGGCGATGGGCAGGCGAAATTACCTCCGTCCAAGCCGCTGGCTGAGTGGTAG
- a CDS encoding sulfatase — MTLRLPALLSAFLVTATLACAQATPTQPNFLIIMVDDLNDWIGPMKGHPQAITPNMDRLAAEGLTFLNAHCPAPLCGPSRAALWTGRSAATTGIYFHIRDDQIMDNLPGGVEAVFLPDLLEAHGYHTLGAGKLFHAGDMAHSFDEYGPGFSFGPKPSENMRLNFEPNWTGPRYTSTDWGAFPQKDEQLPDYDIRQWAVERIDAGIQEPFFMGVGFVRPHVPWYVPQKWFDLFKRDEMQTPPYLPDDMDDVPAIAQILCTIPGFPTTEWAQLAGEWQAIVQAYLACVAFTDYQIGQVLDALAGSPYADNTIVVLMGDNGYHLGEKNRFAKMALWERSTKVPFIFAGPGIVADATSDQPVNLLDFYPTVLELAGVPARTPLEGYSLVPLLRDPERADWEHVSLTTHGRNNHSVRDRNFRYIRYEDGSEELYDHRTDSWEHTNLASDPAYAGVLERLRQGLPQADAPLAKDSHLDLTPYLRERSAAWRKP, encoded by the coding sequence ATGACCCTGAGATTACCCGCCCTGTTATCCGCTTTTCTTGTCACTGCGACGCTGGCCTGTGCGCAAGCGACTCCGACGCAACCGAATTTCCTTATCATCATGGTGGACGATCTCAATGACTGGATCGGCCCGATGAAGGGGCACCCGCAGGCGATCACCCCCAATATGGACCGTCTGGCCGCGGAGGGGCTGACCTTTCTCAACGCCCACTGTCCGGCTCCACTGTGCGGACCTAGTCGGGCGGCATTGTGGACCGGACGTTCCGCCGCGACGACGGGGATTTATTTTCACATCCGTGACGACCAGATCATGGACAACCTGCCCGGGGGCGTGGAGGCGGTCTTTCTGCCCGATTTGCTCGAAGCTCACGGCTACCATACGCTCGGGGCGGGGAAGCTCTTTCATGCCGGAGACATGGCCCACTCGTTTGACGAGTATGGCCCCGGCTTCAGCTTCGGTCCGAAGCCGTCCGAGAACATGCGTCTGAACTTCGAGCCCAACTGGACTGGCCCGCGTTACACGAGTACGGACTGGGGGGCTTTTCCGCAAAAGGACGAGCAACTGCCCGACTACGATATTCGTCAGTGGGCCGTCGAGCGGATCGACGCCGGCATTCAGGAGCCTTTCTTCATGGGCGTGGGTTTTGTCCGCCCGCATGTGCCCTGGTACGTGCCGCAGAAGTGGTTCGACCTTTTCAAGCGCGATGAGATGCAGACTCCGCCTTACCTGCCCGATGACATGGACGACGTGCCCGCCATTGCACAGATACTTTGCACGATTCCGGGTTTTCCGACGACGGAGTGGGCACAACTGGCAGGAGAGTGGCAGGCGATTGTTCAAGCTTATTTGGCCTGTGTCGCCTTCACCGACTACCAGATCGGGCAGGTGCTCGACGCCCTCGCCGGAAGCCCCTACGCCGACAACACCATCGTCGTGCTGATGGGGGATAACGGCTACCACCTGGGCGAGAAAAACCGCTTCGCCAAGATGGCGCTCTGGGAACGTTCGACAAAGGTGCCGTTTATTTTCGCCGGGCCGGGGATTGTCGCCGATGCGACCAGCGACCAGCCGGTCAACTTGCTCGACTTTTATCCAACGGTGTTGGAACTGGCCGGGGTTCCCGCCCGCACGCCACTGGAGGGCTACTCGCTCGTTCCCCTGCTGCGAGATCCCGAGCGGGCCGACTGGGAACATGTTTCCCTTACCACGCATGGCCGCAATAACCACAGCGTGCGCGACCGGAACTTCCGCTACATCCGCTACGAGGATGGCTCGGAAGAACTCTACGACCACCGGACCGATAGCTGGGAACATACCAACCTCGCGAGCGATCCGGCCTATGCCGGGGTATTGGAGCGTCTGCGCCAGGGCTTGCCGCAGGCTGACGCACCCCTGGCCAAGGACAGCCATCTCGACCTGACGCCGTACCTGCGCGAGCGCAGTGCTGCCTGGCGAAAGCCTTGA
- a CDS encoding DNRLRE domain-containing protein — MSKISRSFFVVCFVTLLAPVWGLSQVEVDLTTVDDAMIDDLAPDTNFGSSAELAQTKNQRKSYLKFDASSLDTVTDVSFSAYYTAPYARVAWVYLIVNNDGSEVAWDEDTITWNNAPANQTDGNEFIAGANQTVTQIGTIEGIVNSVVSLTFLTLETDGVDGKALLLSALNSGDRTVTLGLMRNGDRYTRFASSEHTGGFIPPTLELTLVPEPGTYAAIFGGVMLAVAVLARRRKQA, encoded by the coding sequence ATGAGTAAAATTAGTAGGTCATTTTTTGTTGTTTGCTTTGTGACTTTGTTAGCCCCGGTTTGGGGGTTGTCTCAAGTTGAAGTTGATCTGACTACCGTCGATGATGCCATGATCGACGATCTCGCTCCGGATACAAACTTCGGGTCTTCTGCCGAATTGGCGCAGACGAAGAATCAAAGGAAAAGTTACCTCAAGTTCGATGCCAGTTCCCTTGATACGGTTACGGATGTCAGCTTTTCGGCTTACTACACGGCTCCCTATGCGCGTGTCGCGTGGGTCTACCTGATCGTAAACAACGATGGCAGTGAGGTGGCCTGGGATGAAGATACCATCACGTGGAATAACGCTCCGGCCAACCAGACGGACGGGAATGAATTCATCGCGGGTGCCAATCAGACCGTTACACAGATCGGCACTATTGAAGGTATTGTGAACTCGGTCGTCAGCTTGACTTTTCTGACGCTGGAGACGGACGGAGTGGACGGTAAGGCCCTGCTGCTGAGCGCGCTCAATAGCGGTGACCGCACGGTTACGCTGGGGCTCATGCGTAATGGCGACCGCTATACCCGCTTTGCCTCGAGCGAACATACGGGTGGTTTTATCCCTCCTACACTGGAACTGACCCTCGTGCCTGAGCCAGGGACATACGCGGCGATCTTTGGCGGTGTCATGCTTGCCGTCGCTGTGTTGGCGCGTCGTCGCAAGCAAGCTTGA
- a CDS encoding FAD-dependent oxidoreductase: MSSPSTGETLRYYFQPKTQLGLNLNVDLCVYGGNSGGIIAAIAARRKGLSVALLEPGLHLGGLTAGGLGLTDIGNKFAIGGLAREFYRRVGQCYGQGENWRFEPCVASRVFREWMDEHGITCHTGSFLDTVEMSGGCIQAITTENGIRVQAQQFIDASYEGDLMAKARVSYTVGREDNSLYDETYSGEQVLEYHQFTLDVDPYRIEGDPSSGLLPGIDSGDYVRGRGDRRVQAYNFRLCLTDNPDNRLPITEPEGYDRADYELLARYCRAGHVPAFSKFDRLINSKIDLNNHGAVSTDYIGMNHGFPEAGYAEREKIFQAHVRWTKGLLWFWASDPAVPAEFRDNFNNWGWCRDEFTATGGFSPALYVREARRLVSDMVMTEHHCMGREKIDDPVSLAAYTMDSHNCRRLVIDGKVRNDGDVQVHSGPPYPVSYRSIIPRRGECRNLFIPFCLSASHIAFGSIRMEPVFMILSESAVEAAALAMEKSIDVQDVPYPELRQRLLAAGQVIDPVPPVKNIQSGE, encoded by the coding sequence ATGTCCAGCCCCTCCACCGGCGAAACCCTGCGCTACTATTTCCAACCGAAAACCCAACTTGGGCTCAACCTAAACGTCGATCTCTGCGTTTACGGCGGCAACTCCGGGGGCATTATCGCCGCTATCGCCGCACGCCGCAAGGGCTTGAGCGTCGCCCTGCTGGAGCCGGGACTCCACCTCGGCGGGCTGACCGCCGGCGGGCTCGGACTGACCGACATCGGCAACAAGTTCGCCATCGGAGGGCTTGCGCGGGAGTTCTACCGCCGTGTCGGCCAGTGCTACGGGCAGGGCGAGAACTGGCGCTTCGAGCCGTGTGTGGCTTCGCGCGTGTTCCGCGAATGGATGGACGAGCACGGCATCACCTGCCATACAGGAAGCTTTCTCGACACCGTGGAAATGTCCGGCGGATGTATCCAGGCTATCACTACAGAGAACGGTATCCGCGTGCAGGCCCAACAGTTTATAGATGCCAGCTACGAGGGCGATCTCATGGCCAAAGCCAGAGTCAGCTACACGGTGGGCCGCGAGGACAACAGCCTCTACGACGAGACCTACAGCGGGGAACAGGTGCTTGAGTATCATCAGTTCACCCTCGACGTCGATCCCTACCGTATCGAGGGCGACCCCTCCAGCGGACTGCTGCCGGGGATCGATTCCGGCGACTACGTGCGCGGGCGGGGCGACCGCCGTGTGCAGGCCTACAACTTTCGTCTCTGCCTGACCGACAACCCCGACAACCGCCTCCCCATCACCGAACCCGAGGGCTACGACCGGGCGGATTACGAACTGCTCGCGCGCTATTGCCGAGCCGGGCACGTGCCCGCCTTCAGCAAGTTCGACCGACTCATCAACAGCAAGATCGACCTCAACAACCACGGCGCCGTCTCGACCGACTACATCGGCATGAACCACGGCTTCCCCGAGGCCGGGTACGCCGAGCGCGAGAAAATCTTCCAGGCGCATGTGCGCTGGACCAAAGGGTTGCTGTGGTTCTGGGCCAGCGATCCGGCAGTCCCTGCCGAATTCCGGGATAATTTCAATAACTGGGGCTGGTGCCGGGACGAGTTCACCGCGACAGGCGGCTTCTCTCCCGCACTCTATGTGCGTGAGGCCCGACGACTCGTCAGCGACATGGTGATGACCGAGCACCACTGCATGGGTCGGGAAAAAATCGACGACCCGGTCTCGCTCGCCGCCTACACGATGGACTCGCACAACTGCCGCCGCCTTGTCATCGACGGCAAGGTCCGCAACGATGGCGACGTACAGGTCCACTCCGGCCCACCCTATCCAGTCTCCTACCGCAGTATCATCCCCCGGCGCGGCGAGTGCCGCAACCTCTTCATCCCCTTCTGCCTCTCGGCTTCGCACATCGCCTTTGGATCGATCCGAATGGAGCCGGTTTTCATGATCCTGTCCGAGTCCGCTGTCGAGGCGGCCGCTCTCGCGATGGAGAAAAGCATCGACGTTCAGGACGTGCCCTACCCCGAACTGCGCCAACGCCTGCTCGCCGCCGGACAGGTCATTGACCCGGTTCCTCCAGTCAAAAACATCCAGTCGGGCGAATAG